The proteins below come from a single Acidimicrobiia bacterium genomic window:
- a CDS encoding ABC transporter ATP-binding protein yields the protein MIDALISVSGVTVTFGSTRALDGFSLDVEPGALVTLVGPSGCGKTTALRVIAGFQDADAGTVRIRDIEVLGPSVNIPPEKRRVGMVFQEYALFPHISVAENVGYGVQGSDRVERVGEVLDLVGLAGYGPRYPHELSGGEQQRVALARALAPAPDVVLLDEPFSNLDAPQRERMRREIKKIIKSAGVTAILVTHDQAEALAIADIVGVMRSGAIIQIGKPDEVYRKPVSRWVAGFLGDAVIMRGTVTDGAIATSIGSIPYDLPDGSAVTVMIRPEWLRPVRTDTGGFAVVDTEFYGHDQRVEIDIGGDEPIEALVSSLQAIHAGDTVTLEVLDAAVYPEVTSQDSASREGHTTDGDAHRQR from the coding sequence ATGATCGACGCACTCATCTCGGTCTCGGGTGTCACGGTGACCTTCGGGAGTACGCGGGCGCTCGACGGCTTCTCGCTCGATGTGGAGCCCGGCGCACTTGTCACGCTCGTGGGCCCGTCGGGTTGCGGCAAGACCACGGCGCTGCGGGTCATCGCGGGGTTTCAGGATGCCGATGCTGGGACGGTGCGCATCAGGGACATCGAGGTACTGGGCCCCTCGGTGAACATCCCACCGGAGAAGCGAAGAGTCGGCATGGTGTTCCAGGAATATGCGCTGTTTCCTCACATCTCGGTCGCCGAGAATGTCGGCTACGGCGTGCAGGGTTCTGATCGCGTCGAACGCGTCGGTGAGGTGCTCGATTTGGTGGGCCTTGCGGGCTACGGACCTCGATATCCGCATGAGCTGTCAGGAGGCGAGCAGCAGCGCGTGGCCCTCGCGAGGGCGCTTGCACCGGCCCCCGATGTCGTCCTGCTTGATGAACCGTTCTCCAACCTCGATGCGCCCCAACGCGAACGCATGCGCAGAGAGATCAAGAAGATCATCAAGTCTGCGGGAGTGACGGCCATCCTCGTGACGCACGATCAGGCCGAGGCTCTCGCCATTGCGGACATCGTCGGCGTGATGCGCTCCGGCGCAATCATCCAGATTGGTAAGCCTGATGAGGTCTACCGCAAACCGGTCAGTCGATGGGTCGCGGGTTTCCTCGGCGACGCCGTGATCATGCGCGGCACGGTGACCGATGGCGCTATCGCGACCTCGATCGGTTCCATCCCATACGACCTGCCCGACGGTTCGGCGGTGACGGTGATGATTCGACCCGAATGGCTCCGGCCGGTCCGAACCGACACCGGCGGGTTCGCGGTGGTAGATACCGAGTTCTACGGCCATGACCAGCGGGTGGAGATCGACATAGGTGGCGACGAACCCATCGAAGCACTCGTGTCCTCCCTCCAAGCCATCCATGCGGGTGACACCGTCACCCTTGAGGTACTTGATGCTGCCGTGTATCCGGAGGTCACAAGCCAGGACTCCGCGAGCCGAGAAGGGCACACGACTGACGGAGACGCGCACCGCCAGCGGTGA
- a CDS encoding NADH-quinone oxidoreductase subunit M — protein MDVLSMLIALPFFGAVVVALIPKQRQEVVLPVAFGVSLAPLAVALYLVATYSISEAGFQFSESIVLSERFGISWLVAIDGISVFMVLLTAILFPLSILASRSITDRVKTYMALMLILEGAVFGVFLALDLLVFFAFFEIVLIPMYLLIALWGSERRAYAALKFVVFTAVGSAFLLAGIIVLGVLGGDAIGASSSFDWRVLLSLDLPRNTQLWLFVGFGLAFAIKVPMFPFHTWLPDAHTEAPTAGSVILAGVLLKLGTYGLLRFNLTLFPDAVVDLAPVIGVLGVVGIIYGAAAAIVQPDFKRLVAYSSVSHMGFIVLGLFALTSQSLQGSVFLMISHGLTTGALFLLIGMIYDRTHTRAIADYGGLAKVMPIYAGIFLFSVFASAGLPGLSGFIGEFTILIGSYLTLPVLAIAAGVGVILAAVYLLWMYERVFTGPVSSNVQALKDLNFREVAIMVPLIILIIVLGVFPKPVMDRIQPSIEPILDRIEFTTDFEVPVHGRIDDIGFHEGGGG, from the coding sequence ATGGATGTGCTCTCGATGCTCATCGCACTGCCCTTCTTCGGCGCCGTCGTCGTCGCGCTGATTCCGAAGCAGCGCCAGGAGGTCGTCCTCCCCGTTGCGTTCGGCGTCTCGCTCGCCCCTCTCGCCGTGGCCCTCTATCTCGTCGCCACCTACTCGATCTCGGAGGCAGGCTTCCAGTTCTCGGAATCGATCGTCCTTTCGGAACGGTTCGGCATCTCGTGGCTGGTCGCCATTGACGGGATCTCCGTGTTCATGGTGCTGCTGACGGCCATTCTGTTTCCGCTTTCCATCCTCGCGTCGCGTTCGATCACCGACCGCGTCAAGACCTACATGGCGCTCATGTTGATCCTCGAAGGCGCCGTTTTTGGCGTGTTTCTCGCGCTCGACCTCCTCGTGTTCTTCGCCTTCTTCGAGATCGTCCTCATCCCGATGTATCTCCTGATCGCGCTGTGGGGATCCGAGCGGCGGGCGTATGCGGCCTTGAAGTTCGTCGTCTTCACCGCGGTGGGTTCAGCGTTTCTTCTCGCCGGAATCATCGTGCTCGGCGTGCTCGGCGGCGACGCGATCGGCGCCTCGTCTTCCTTCGATTGGCGGGTGCTGCTCTCGCTGGACCTTCCCCGCAACACGCAGCTCTGGCTGTTCGTGGGGTTCGGACTTGCCTTCGCGATCAAGGTCCCGATGTTCCCGTTCCATACCTGGCTTCCGGATGCGCACACGGAGGCACCAACGGCAGGCTCGGTGATCCTCGCGGGCGTCCTGCTCAAGCTCGGCACCTACGGGTTGCTCCGATTCAACCTGACCCTCTTCCCAGATGCGGTCGTCGATCTCGCTCCTGTCATCGGCGTGCTCGGTGTCGTCGGAATCATCTACGGCGCTGCCGCGGCGATCGTCCAACCGGATTTCAAGAGGCTCGTTGCGTACTCATCGGTCAGCCATATGGGGTTCATCGTGCTCGGGCTCTTCGCGTTGACGAGTCAGTCGCTCCAGGGCTCGGTCTTTTTGATGATCAGCCACGGTCTCACGACCGGCGCGTTGTTCCTGTTGATCGGGATGATCTACGACCGAACGCACACTCGCGCCATCGCCGACTACGGCGGACTTGCCAAGGTGATGCCGATCTACGCGGGCATCTTCCTGTTCTCGGTGTTCGCGTCGGCCGGCCTCCCTGGGCTTTCGGGATTCATTGGGGAGTTCACGATCCTCATCGGCTCATATCTCACCCTTCCGGTGCTCGCGATCGCGGCCGGTGTCGGCGTGATTCTTGCCGCGGTCTACCTCCTGTGGATGTACGAACGGGTCTTCACCGGACCCGTCAGCAGCAATGTCCAAGCGCTGAAGGATCTCAACTTCCGCGAGGTCGCGATCATGGTGCCCCTCATCATCCTGATCATCGTGCTGGGGGTATTCCCGAAACCGGTGATGGACCGCATCCAGCCGTCCATCGAGCCGATCCTCGACCGGATCGAGTTCACAACCGACTTCGAGGTACCTGTCCATGGACGCATCGATGACATCGGTTTCCATGAAGGAGGTGGGGGCTGA
- a CDS encoding NADH-quinone oxidoreductase subunit J: MAEVVVFVIFALVALAGATTMVAARQPVYSVIGLLASMFSLAVLYVVLDAHFVAAVQVIIYAGAVMTLFLFVIMLIGVDKPGAYGPRVPAQGVITAVVSVGLFAAIVLAARSAWVTGSALVGSSDLSGTIENTADELFGTWTIVFLSTVMLLTIAAVGTIALAYYGSGPADEDATL; encoded by the coding sequence ATGGCTGAAGTCGTCGTCTTCGTCATCTTCGCCCTGGTCGCGCTCGCGGGTGCCACCACCATGGTGGCGGCCCGCCAGCCGGTCTACTCGGTGATCGGCCTTCTCGCGTCGATGTTCTCCCTCGCGGTGCTCTATGTGGTCCTCGACGCCCACTTCGTCGCCGCCGTCCAGGTGATCATCTATGCAGGAGCGGTCATGACCCTGTTCCTGTTCGTGATCATGCTCATCGGTGTCGACAAACCCGGGGCCTATGGCCCGCGGGTTCCCGCCCAGGGAGTCATCACTGCCGTGGTGTCCGTCGGGCTCTTCGCGGCGATCGTTCTCGCCGCGAGAAGTGCATGGGTCACCGGCTCCGCGCTGGTCGGCTCGTCAGACCTTTCAGGCACGATCGAGAACACCGCCGATGAGCTGTTCGGGACATGGACAATCGTGTTCCTCTCAACGGTGATGCTGCTCACGATCGCCGCCGTTGGCACGATCGCCCTTGCGTACTACGGGTCGGGCCCAGCGGACGAGGACGCGACGCTGTGA
- a CDS encoding polymer-forming cytoskeletal protein, producing the protein MPILGALVTTNIFVVAEDDPVTEDVYVTSVRGIVDGVIDGDLTIFTGNLTINGEVTGNVQVFSTGTVRISDNARIGGSLRGAALNITISGQVASDVFASGASVVIEEAGVVDRDVMAFGGVVRVEGSVGRDLRGRMVRTVVDGTVAGDIDVATQRFEVTDNAVVEGDILYRSPVGASIGEAAAVTGTITRLPSQSNFIYGVIITVANIVSFLGFVLAGLIALVLLRSSGSRATGAVVTQPVRSFLYGTIAAVALPIAIVVSAATLVGLPVALLLVLAAVAAFIVGPVPAVTALGNRVLIRRGGLLGGFLVGAVLWRLGIWLIPVFGGVLYLIGLVLGIGGWITGFVETRRGAELPLRLLPATMTVDDGIPDDWEPPLAGPAS; encoded by the coding sequence ATGCCGATCCTTGGCGCACTCGTCACCACGAACATCTTCGTCGTCGCCGAAGACGACCCGGTCACCGAGGATGTCTATGTGACCTCGGTGCGAGGAATCGTCGATGGGGTGATCGATGGGGACCTCACGATCTTCACCGGGAATCTCACGATCAATGGAGAAGTCACCGGCAATGTCCAAGTGTTCTCCACCGGAACCGTGCGCATCTCTGACAACGCAAGAATCGGGGGGTCGTTGCGTGGTGCTGCGCTGAACATCACGATCAGCGGGCAGGTGGCATCCGATGTGTTCGCGTCAGGAGCCTCGGTGGTCATCGAGGAAGCCGGAGTCGTCGACCGCGATGTCATGGCATTCGGCGGTGTCGTGCGGGTCGAGGGATCCGTCGGGAGGGACCTGCGAGGACGGATGGTGCGCACAGTCGTTGATGGGACCGTTGCCGGCGATATCGATGTCGCGACCCAACGCTTCGAAGTCACCGACAACGCCGTCGTCGAAGGCGACATCTTGTACCGGTCGCCCGTCGGGGCATCCATCGGTGAAGCAGCCGCCGTGACGGGAACCATCACACGGCTGCCGTCCCAGAGCAACTTCATCTATGGCGTGATCATCACCGTGGCCAACATCGTCAGCTTCCTCGGATTCGTGCTCGCGGGGCTGATCGCTCTCGTCTTGCTGCGAAGCTCAGGAAGCCGGGCTACGGGAGCCGTCGTCACCCAACCCGTTCGGAGTTTCCTGTACGGCACAATCGCCGCCGTTGCGCTTCCGATCGCGATCGTCGTGTCGGCTGCCACGCTCGTCGGTCTCCCGGTTGCCCTGCTGCTGGTACTCGCCGCGGTCGCCGCGTTCATCGTTGGGCCGGTGCCGGCGGTCACCGCCCTCGGCAACCGCGTCCTGATCCGCAGGGGAGGCCTGCTCGGTGGTTTCCTCGTCGGGGCGGTCTTGTGGCGACTCGGGATCTGGCTCATTCCCGTATTTGGCGGGGTGCTGTACCTCATCGGGCTCGTGTTGGGCATCGGCGGATGGATCACCGGCTTCGTCGAAACGCGTAGGGGAGCCGAGCTGCCCCTTCGCCTGCTCCCCGCGACTATGACTGTCGACGACGGCATCCCCGACGACTGGGAGCCGCCCCTTGCCGGTCCGGCGTCTTGA
- the nuoK gene encoding NADH-quinone oxidoreductase subunit NuoK, whose translation MGLVVTTSWYLTLAAALFAIGAGGVIIRRNALVMFMSIELMLNSVNLTFVAVSKDLGLIEGQVAALFVMVVAAAEVTVGLAIIVAVFRKRASANVDELAEMKG comes from the coding sequence ATGGGTCTGGTCGTCACCACCTCGTGGTATCTCACGCTCGCCGCTGCTCTGTTCGCCATCGGCGCGGGGGGCGTCATCATCCGGCGCAACGCCCTCGTCATGTTCATGTCGATCGAGTTGATGCTCAACAGCGTGAACCTCACCTTTGTTGCCGTGTCGAAGGACCTCGGCCTCATCGAGGGCCAGGTCGCAGCCCTGTTCGTCATGGTGGTCGCTGCCGCCGAGGTCACCGTGGGGCTCGCGATCATCGTTGCCGTGTTCCGCAAACGGGCAAGTGCCAATGTCGATGAACTTGCCGAGATGAAGGGCTGA
- the nuoI gene encoding NADH-quinone oxidoreductase subunit NuoI, whose amino-acid sequence MSWISDLLGPFKGFAVTLRQARRKPVTRKYPSEKRVKPTRFHGRHALNRYPNGMEKCIGCELCAGVCPADCIYVRGRDNPPDAPVSPGERFGYVYEINMLRCIFCAMCVEACPTEAITMTHLFEMSVTNRDDAIYTKDELLVQPDGTPNHPQPESPLIDLNELRLGDGWMRATSPSGRAEYQGVVAWTPSARTGALPPETGQSRLERASGTPGDTDDGATTDG is encoded by the coding sequence ATGAGTTGGATCTCAGATTTGCTCGGGCCGTTCAAGGGGTTCGCGGTCACGCTCCGCCAGGCACGCAGGAAGCCCGTCACCCGCAAGTACCCGTCGGAGAAGCGCGTCAAGCCGACCCGTTTCCACGGAAGGCACGCACTGAACCGCTACCCCAACGGGATGGAGAAATGTATCGGCTGCGAGCTGTGCGCTGGCGTCTGCCCCGCCGACTGCATCTATGTCAGGGGTAGGGACAATCCGCCCGATGCGCCGGTCAGCCCGGGTGAGCGGTTCGGCTATGTCTACGAGATCAACATGTTGCGGTGCATCTTCTGCGCCATGTGTGTCGAGGCGTGCCCCACCGAAGCGATCACCATGACGCACCTCTTCGAGATGTCGGTCACGAACCGCGACGATGCCATCTACACCAAGGACGAGCTTCTGGTGCAACCGGACGGAACCCCGAACCATCCACAACCCGAGAGTCCTCTCATCGACCTGAACGAGCTTCGACTCGGCGATGGGTGGATGCGGGCCACTTCGCCGTCTGGCCGCGCCGAGTACCAAGGGGTCGTCGCGTGGACACCCTCGGCGAGGACCGGCGCCCTCCCTCCCGAAACCGGCCAGTCAAGACTGGAGAGAGCTTCCGGCACACCCGGCGACACCGATGACGGGGCGACCACCGATGGCTGA
- the nuoH gene encoding NADH-quinone oxidoreductase subunit NuoH: MSPLIEAVAKVVVAFVFLLLTVLVLVWAERKWVSDLQNRIGPNRAGPFGVLQSLADGVKAFFKESISPTRAEYGIYIAAPIASLIPALLIFLVIPIGAPIEIGGTTYTLQVMDLNIGLLYVLALSSVAVYAVTLAGWSSGSKYPLLGAVRASAQMISYEAAMGLALVPVVMLAGSTSIAQIVAGQQGTFGAILPAWNVVLVPSFVIFLIAGFAETNRAPFDLVEAESEIVGGYHTEYSGLPFALFFLSEYMNVFNISALTVTLFLGGWGGPVPDGLPTVIQWVLPVAYFLVKTWALVFFFVWVRATLPRMRYDQLMSFGWKRLIPVSLAWIILCALAFGVRDLGMPWS, from the coding sequence ATGAGCCCTCTCATCGAGGCTGTCGCCAAAGTCGTCGTTGCCTTCGTCTTCCTGTTGCTGACGGTGCTCGTCCTCGTCTGGGCAGAACGCAAATGGGTGAGCGACCTCCAGAACCGCATCGGGCCGAACCGGGCCGGGCCCTTCGGGGTGCTCCAGAGCCTCGCCGATGGGGTCAAGGCATTCTTCAAGGAATCAATCTCGCCGACCCGTGCCGAATACGGGATCTACATCGCGGCACCGATCGCGTCCCTCATCCCGGCACTGCTGATCTTCCTTGTCATCCCGATCGGTGCCCCCATCGAGATCGGCGGCACCACCTACACCCTCCAGGTGATGGACCTCAACATCGGGCTGCTGTATGTGCTCGCCCTGTCATCGGTCGCGGTGTACGCGGTGACGCTCGCGGGGTGGAGTTCCGGGTCGAAGTATCCACTCCTCGGTGCCGTGCGGGCATCAGCACAGATGATCTCATACGAGGCCGCGATGGGGCTTGCGCTCGTGCCGGTGGTGATGCTCGCCGGCTCGACCTCGATCGCCCAGATCGTCGCGGGGCAGCAGGGCACCTTCGGCGCGATCCTCCCTGCCTGGAATGTCGTCCTCGTCCCGTCATTCGTGATTTTTCTCATCGCAGGGTTTGCGGAGACGAATCGCGCGCCTTTCGACCTGGTCGAGGCCGAGTCCGAGATCGTCGGCGGTTACCACACCGAGTACTCGGGACTCCCGTTCGCCTTGTTCTTCCTTTCGGAATACATGAATGTGTTCAACATCTCCGCACTGACCGTGACCCTCTTCCTCGGTGGGTGGGGCGGGCCGGTGCCAGACGGTCTGCCGACGGTCATCCAGTGGGTTCTTCCTGTCGCCTACTTCCTTGTCAAGACATGGGCGCTGGTGTTCTTCTTCGTATGGGTGAGGGCAACCCTCCCACGCATGCGGTACGACCAGCTGATGTCGTTCGGCTGGAAGCGTCTCATTCCGGTCTCGCTCGCATGGATCATCCTGTGCGCGTTGGCGTTCGGCGTCAGGGATCTGGGGATGCCGTGGTCATGA
- the nuoL gene encoding NADH-quinone oxidoreductase subunit L — protein MTDLIWLVIAIPLVGAVVNLLAGRRIGEPVAGWFAFAMVAVPFAVAIGPTVGFLTGDAQPATIHLFSWIPVLGVEADLLWDPLSSLLTLIVTGVGGLIHLYSISYMHNDERFPRFFSYLNLFIASMLVLVLAANYAVMFIGWELVGLSSYLLISFWFTKPAAAAAGKKAFVVNRIGDWGFLVAMMLIFAAFGTLDFHTVFTDAPAVLSVGMATAITLCLFIAAAGKSAQIPLYIWLPDAMEGPTPVSALIHAATMVTAGVFMMARSAVLFEMAPVTGAVVATVGVLTALLAAVIAVAQKDIKRVLAYSTISQLGYMVLGIGVGVYTAGIFHLTTHAFFKALLFLGAGSVIHAMAGEQDMNKMGGLRSRMPITFVTMGAAWLAITGVFPLSGFWSKDEILAGVFARGGAWYTLWFIGVVGAALTAFYMTRLFVMTFMGEERWDDGVHPHESPSLMTIPLVVLGVFTVLFGLVNTPIRYAFEHFLEPSFHGVAHPEPLDTTLLWTLAILTLVVALAGIAVAWRRYRAASLPAEDGGFWRHALAGFGVDDFFGRVIVAPGKQASELAAEADASVIDGAAHGIASGVRMIGDALKPVQGGKVRAYAGVLTAAAVVLIVVMVLAGGGL, from the coding sequence ATGACCGATCTCATCTGGCTCGTCATCGCGATTCCCCTCGTGGGTGCGGTGGTCAACCTCCTCGCAGGCAGGCGAATCGGGGAGCCGGTCGCCGGATGGTTCGCCTTCGCGATGGTTGCCGTGCCGTTCGCAGTCGCGATCGGACCAACCGTCGGCTTCCTCACGGGCGATGCGCAGCCCGCCACCATCCACCTCTTTTCGTGGATTCCCGTCCTTGGCGTGGAAGCCGACCTGCTGTGGGATCCCCTGTCGTCGCTGCTCACCCTCATCGTGACGGGTGTCGGTGGGCTCATTCACCTGTACTCGATCTCGTACATGCACAACGATGAGCGCTTCCCCCGGTTCTTCTCCTACCTGAACTTGTTCATTGCATCCATGCTCGTGTTGGTTCTCGCCGCCAACTACGCCGTGATGTTCATCGGATGGGAACTGGTCGGCCTCTCGTCGTACCTGCTGATCTCGTTCTGGTTCACGAAACCAGCCGCTGCCGCCGCCGGCAAGAAAGCCTTTGTTGTCAACCGGATCGGCGACTGGGGATTCCTCGTCGCGATGATGCTCATCTTCGCCGCATTCGGCACCCTCGATTTCCACACGGTATTCACGGATGCGCCGGCTGTTCTCTCGGTGGGCATGGCAACGGCAATCACCCTGTGCCTGTTCATCGCAGCGGCGGGCAAGTCCGCTCAGATCCCGCTGTACATCTGGCTCCCCGATGCCATGGAGGGCCCGACACCCGTCTCGGCCCTGATCCACGCTGCGACGATGGTCACGGCTGGTGTCTTCATGATGGCGAGATCGGCGGTCCTGTTCGAAATGGCTCCGGTGACGGGCGCCGTGGTTGCCACGGTCGGTGTTCTCACCGCGCTCCTCGCGGCGGTGATTGCCGTCGCACAGAAGGACATCAAACGAGTCCTCGCGTATTCGACCATCAGTCAGCTCGGCTACATGGTCCTCGGCATCGGCGTTGGCGTCTACACCGCAGGCATCTTCCACCTGACAACCCATGCCTTCTTCAAAGCATTGCTCTTCCTCGGCGCCGGTTCCGTCATCCACGCAATGGCCGGCGAGCAGGACATGAACAAGATGGGCGGGCTCCGATCCAGGATGCCGATCACCTTCGTCACGATGGGTGCGGCGTGGCTCGCCATCACCGGTGTCTTCCCGCTGTCGGGGTTCTGGTCGAAGGACGAGATCCTCGCAGGTGTGTTTGCGCGAGGTGGCGCCTGGTACACCTTGTGGTTCATCGGTGTTGTCGGTGCCGCGCTCACCGCGTTCTACATGACGAGGCTCTTCGTGATGACCTTCATGGGCGAGGAGCGCTGGGACGACGGTGTCCACCCACACGAGAGCCCGTCGTTGATGACGATCCCGCTTGTCGTCCTTGGGGTGTTCACGGTGCTCTTCGGACTGGTCAACACACCGATCCGCTATGCCTTCGAGCACTTTCTCGAACCCTCCTTCCACGGTGTTGCCCATCCCGAACCGCTCGACACGACGCTGCTGTGGACGCTTGCGATCCTCACGCTTGTGGTCGCGCTCGCCGGTATCGCCGTTGCGTGGCGTCGCTACCGGGCAGCGTCGCTTCCGGCGGAAGATGGAGGATTCTGGCGGCATGCACTCGCCGGGTTCGGTGTCGATGACTTCTTCGGAAGGGTCATCGTGGCTCCGGGCAAGCAGGCATCCGAGCTTGCGGCCGAAGCCGATGCGTCGGTCATCGACGGGGCCGCGCACGGCATCGCGTCCGGGGTACGGATGATCGGTGACGCCCTCAAGCCGGTCCAAGGCGGCAAGGTCCGGGCCTATGCCGGGGTCCTCACCGCCGCTGCCGTGGTACTCATCGTCGTGATGGTGCTCGCAGGGGGAGGTCTGTGA
- a CDS encoding NADH-quinone oxidoreductase subunit N yields MEHASLLAVSFEVVLLAGALAVLLVAVVANRAPAVWGPVAGFAFLLSAIAGLWQWFEVDSGNGGLFFSSQHLDILRSPMVVLDGFSALAAIVLGLVGFVGFLGSWDLQARLGKRAAEFSVLMLLGVAGLHMMTATPNLVVVFIGLETASISFYVLAGFTRSVRGSDEAALKYFLLGSLASALFLYGVALTFAATGSLTIYGQNSIRNFFSTEIVSSPGILLAGLALMLVGLLFKVSAAPFHQWAPDVYEGAPAGAVGLMAAGVKVAGLAALARIFIGGMISQIDTWAPLIAVVAGISMVVGTVMALVQDDLKRMLAYSGVAHAGYLLTTLVAGPFGLEAMWFYLATYSFMIVGAFVVVSVVVGPGAGSAPIAALRGLARRNTETAWLMTVMMLGMSGMPFFAGFVGKVLAFTAANDAGYLWLVIIGTLTTVIGLVFYLRVVAVMFTDSDEGALSFEVSMNSRFALILASAVTFVFGVVPWPLLDVVRKAIPF; encoded by the coding sequence ATGGAGCACGCATCCTTGCTTGCGGTCTCCTTCGAAGTCGTTCTCCTCGCAGGGGCGCTCGCGGTCCTTCTCGTCGCGGTGGTTGCGAACCGGGCACCTGCGGTATGGGGGCCCGTTGCCGGATTCGCGTTCCTGCTATCGGCGATCGCTGGCCTTTGGCAGTGGTTCGAGGTTGACTCCGGTAACGGCGGCCTGTTCTTCTCAAGCCAGCATCTCGACATCCTCCGATCCCCGATGGTCGTCCTCGACGGGTTCTCGGCCCTTGCAGCGATCGTGCTCGGCCTTGTCGGCTTTGTCGGGTTCCTCGGATCGTGGGATTTGCAGGCTCGTCTCGGGAAACGCGCCGCAGAGTTCTCAGTCCTGATGCTCCTCGGCGTTGCCGGACTCCACATGATGACCGCGACCCCGAACCTCGTCGTTGTTTTCATCGGGCTCGAGACGGCGTCGATCTCGTTCTATGTCCTCGCCGGGTTCACACGGAGCGTCCGCGGATCCGACGAGGCCGCCCTCAAGTACTTTCTCCTCGGATCGCTCGCCTCTGCACTCTTCCTCTACGGCGTGGCGCTCACCTTCGCAGCCACCGGATCGTTGACGATCTACGGTCAGAACAGCATCCGGAACTTCTTCTCGACCGAGATCGTCAGCAGTCCCGGAATCCTGCTCGCCGGTCTCGCGTTGATGCTCGTCGGGCTCCTGTTCAAAGTATCGGCAGCACCATTCCATCAGTGGGCACCCGATGTGTATGAAGGGGCGCCTGCGGGAGCCGTTGGGCTGATGGCGGCTGGAGTGAAGGTCGCGGGGTTGGCGGCGCTTGCCCGCATCTTCATCGGCGGCATGATCAGCCAGATTGACACCTGGGCCCCGCTTATTGCGGTCGTTGCAGGCATCTCGATGGTCGTCGGAACGGTGATGGCGCTGGTCCAAGATGACCTCAAGAGGATGCTCGCCTACTCCGGTGTTGCCCACGCGGGCTACCTGCTCACGACCCTCGTCGCGGGGCCCTTCGGTCTCGAAGCGATGTGGTTCTACCTCGCGACCTACTCGTTCATGATCGTCGGGGCGTTCGTCGTGGTGTCGGTTGTGGTCGGTCCCGGGGCCGGGTCGGCACCGATCGCTGCCTTGCGAGGACTCGCGAGGCGCAACACGGAGACCGCTTGGTTGATGACCGTGATGATGCTCGGGATGTCGGGGATGCCGTTTTTCGCTGGCTTCGTTGGGAAGGTCCTCGCGTTCACGGCGGCCAACGACGCTGGTTATCTGTGGCTCGTGATCATCGGAACCCTGACGACGGTGATCGGGCTGGTCTTCTACCTCAGGGTCGTGGCGGTCATGTTCACCGACAGCGACGAAGGGGCCCTCTCATTCGAGGTTTCGATGAATTCGCGGTTCGCGCTGATTCTTGCTTCGGCCGTCACCTTCGTGTTCGGTGTTGTACCGTGGCCCTTGCTCGATGTCGTCAGAAAAGCCATCCCGTTCTAG